The DNA window GCTGGCTGCCCCGCGGCGCCGCCCTGGTCGCCGGTTTCGCCACCCTGTGTTGCCTCGGGTTGACCGCGCTGGTGTCCTTGCTCACCGCGATCGGCGCCACGTTCCTGACCACCGACGCCACCCTGAAACCGCTGCTGGCCGTCAGCCTCGTCATCACCATTGTGGCCAGCGGGTTCACGTGGCGTCGGCACTGCAACCCGCTGCCCGTGCTGCTCACCGTGGTCGCGGCCGGGGTGATCTTCTGGTCCCTCTACGGCACCCAGCTGTTCGGTCACGTCGCCGGCGGGCACGGCGGCGACCCCATGGGCGACGGCATGGGCGCAAACACCCCCAGCGCT is part of the Mycolicibacterium tusciae JS617 genome and encodes:
- a CDS encoding MerC family mercury resistance protein, with translation MSVSPTPATDPVARALPPRWQRWLPRGAALVAGFATLCCLGLTALVSLLTAIGATFLTTDATLKPLLAVSLVITIVASGFTWRRHCNPLPVLLTVVAAGVIFWSLYGTQLFGHVAGGHGGDPMGDGMGANTPSAGLPGGVGVWVGLALLLTAQVWDVWRLRQLKRQNSCAA